TGCAGGCGGATGCACAGGCGTTCGCGCTGAAAAGCCCGGCAGTGCTGGTGATCGGAGAGGTGGTGGGTGCCGTCTCAGGCGCCACCCTGCTGCCATTGCTGGCTGTCGGCTGACGCCGCGAAGACAGTTCACTTTGTGGGAGCGAGCTTGCTCGCGAATGGCAGGCTATCTGGACCGGGTACACCCGCCGCAGCATGAGTGCCCTTTAGTCACCTTTCCGCCTTTACGGCGGGTTACTTTTGGTTCCGGCCAAAAGTAACCAAAAGCCATTGCTCCTGGCTTGGGTCTGCCCTGCGGGCAGACTTCCCTCCTTCCGGCGCCATTCCAGGGGGCCGGCGCAATGGGCCGTCCCTGGCCCAGTGCACCTAAGCCGGCTTCCCTGCCGGCTTACCCCCTTCCATGACACCTCCACTCGGCCTGCACCGAAGTCGCGTTTTGCGGCGTCTGTGAGGGCGATGCTTGAAAAGCAAAAGCGACGCCAGATCGGATTGCTTTGGTCTAAAAGATCAGTATTGCGTTTAAGCCCGCTTAAGTTTAAGCGGGCTCAAACGAAAAATGCCCCGGACCATGCGGTCTGGGGCATTTTTCAGCGGTTCAGGCTGCCGGGGCAGCCTGCCCTGCAGAAGTCAGGCGAATTACTTGGCCTGGGCTTCTACTTCGGCTTCTACGCGACGGTTGACGGCGCGGCCAGCTTCGGTGGCGTTGTCGGCAACTGGGCGGGACTCACCGTAACCAACGGACTGAACGCGGTTAGCGCCTACACCGTACTGGTTGACCAGAACTTGCTTGACGGCGTTAGCACGACGCTCGGACAGCTTCTGGTTGTAAGCGTCAGTACCGACGGAGTCAGTGTGACCTTCAACAGTGGTGGTGGTCTGTGGGTACTGCTTCATGAAGTCAGCCAGGTTCTTGATGTCGCCGTAGCTGTCAGGCTTGACGACCGACTTGTCGAAGTCGAACTTGACGTCCAGCTCAACGCGAACGACTTCGGCAACAGCCGGGCAGCCATCAGCGTCAACGGTAACGTTGGCTGGGGTGTCTGGGCACTTGTCAACGTTGTCGCAAACGCCATCGTTGTCGCTGTCGGAGCAGACTTCAGCGACTGGAGCGGGTGCAGGAGCAGCGGCTGGCTTGCTGCCGCCACCGAAGTTCACACCGATACCGACGCTAGGTGCCCACTCGGTGTCACCCTGGTCGATGTTGTACTGGGCTTCAACGCCGGCACGGGCGTAGAAGTTGTCGGTGAAGTACAGCTTGGCACCGCCGCCGATGTTGGCGAAGGTGGAGCCGTTACGACCACCACGGCCAGTCTGGCCGATGCTCTGGTCAGAGAAACCAGCGGAAACGTACGGACGCAGCATGTCGCCTGGGTTGTTGAAGTGGTACAGAGCATCCAGGGCAGTGTTGGAGCCCTTGATGTTCTTGCCATCGTCGCCACGGACGTTGTGCACTTCGTCGTAGCCCAGACGCAGTTCGACGTCGTCGGTCAGGAAGTAACCGATCGAGCCACCGAACAGGTTGCCGTCGTTTTTGAAATCGCGAGCGCTATCGAAATATTCTTTTTTGGCGAAGCCTTCGATTTCGACTGCGCCTTGGCCTTGTGCCAGCGCGCCGAACGAAGTTGCGGCAACGATAGTACCAATGGCCAAGCCCAAGGTGTTTTTCAGTTTCATCCGTTAAATCCCCATCTGGTGATTGTAAAGCAGCCCCACAAACCGGGGACAACTTGTTGGCAAGTCTATCAGAACCTGCCGGTTCGTTAGAGGGACACGCGCCGATTTAAGTTTCGGCAATCCCAACAAATTTTTCACGAAGCTTATCCAAAGCCCGCTTGTAGCGCATTTTCGTCGCGCTCAAGCCCATGTGCATGATGTCCGCGATTTCCTGGAACTCCAGTTCTGCGACAAAACGCAGCACCAGAATCTCCCGATCGATCGGGTTCACATGCACAAGCCAGCGATCAAGCCCGCCCCGCTCTTCGGTCTTTGGCGTCTTGTCTTCCGACGCCTCCTCGACGGGGTCCAGGCTCAACGCGTCCATCAAGCGACGCTTTCGCCGTTCCTTTCGGTACTGGGTGATGCATTCGTTATAGGTAATGCTGTATAGCCAGGTCTTGAATTTCGATTTGCCCTCGAAATTTTTCAAGCCATACAACACCTTAAGCATCACCTCCTGACAGACATCGTCCGCGTCTCGATCGTTCCCGAGATATCGTGCGCAGACGTTGAAAAGTGTCCGCTGGTAACGGCGCATGAGTTCTTCATAGGCGCGCGTCACGTGAAACAGCTCGTCATGCGCGCGCGCGACCAGCTCCTCATCGGAGAGATCGCGGGGTTCGTAGCGCAGCGATAGCGGTAAGGGTTTGTTCAAAACGAGTCGTGCCGACAGTGTCAGGTCAATGGCCGCCAACGCCTGTGGCGAACAGACGGTTTCGGGGCGGCATAGCTTAACAAATTAGCCGCTTAACGGCTGCTTACTCGTTGTTCGAGAAGAATGCGGTTGGAGAACGACACCAGTTCACCATCGTCGGTGAGCAAGGTGGTCTTCACGGTACCGATTTCCTCGATCTGCCCTTCGATATCGCCGACCTGAACGAACTGGCCGACCTGATAGAGCTCCCGCACATAAATACCCGCCAGGATCTGCCCGGCAATTTCCCGGCTGCCCAGGCCCAAGGCCAGGGCGACCGCCAGACCGACTGTGATCAGCACGATGACGATCACGTGGTTGAGCAGGTCGGTCTTCACTTCAAGCTGGCTGATGGCCACGGAAATACTGATGATGATGACCAGGCCCTGGGCGATGCGGCCCAGGCCCGCAGCATAGTCGACGCCCACACCTTCTGCCGCGCCACGTACCAGGCCATTGGCCAGTTGCGCCAGCAGGACACCGACCAGCAGCACCAGCGCGGCGCCGAATACCTTGGGCAGGTAAAGCGCGAGCATGTCCAGGGTCGAGGAGACACGCTGCAGCCCCAGGGACTCGGCAGCGGAAACCAGGAAAATCAGCAATACGAACCAGTAGACGATCTTGCCGATCAGCGTGGAGATCGGCACCTTGACCCCGGCGCGACCGATCAACTTGGTCAGCCCGGTGCCGCCCATCAGGCGATCCAGGCCCAGCTTGGCGAGCAGCCGCGAGAGCAGCGCATCGAGCAGCTTGGCAACCACGAAGCCCAACAGTACGACCACCAGCGCGCCGAACAGGTTGGGGATGAAGTTAGCGATTTTGGTCCACAACGCGGTCATTGCGGTCACGAGGCTCTGGGTCCAGAGATCCAATTCCATGTTCAATCAGCCTTATCGCCAGGGCGAGCAGTAGGTTTGGCGCGACGCGAAACCGGGGAAACGTGAGCGCTGCCGCTGTTCACGGCAATCATCATCGCCTGCGTCCAGCGGCCCAGCAGGCCGAACAGCACACCGGCACCGACCTGACGGTTAGCGGTCTTCAGGACACGGCCCAGGCAGGCATCGTCATCCCGTGCGCTGGACGAGGCCTTGAGCATGTCACGCAGTGATTCTTCGAACGGGTCGTGCATCGGATACCTCTCGCAATTCACAGGGAGACGAGACCTCGCGCAAACGAGTCACAAGCCGGGCGTCGCGGAAAAATGAAATTTTCTACATGAATGCTCATAGCCAGCGCAAGCGCCGGTACAGCCACCACTGCCCCACGGCCAGCGCGACGATCAGGCCGCACGCCACCAGGAAGCCGTCAGGATTGGCCGCCCCGGGAATCCCGCCGACGTTGATACCCAGCAGGCCAGTGAGAAAGCTCATGGGCAGGAAGATGCCGGTAATCACCCCGAAACGGTACATGGTGCGGTTCATCCGTTCGCTCAGGCGCCGGTCTTCGGCATCGAGCAGCAGCCCCACCCGTTCGCGGGTCAACTCCAGCTCTTCGAGGTAGCGGGTCATGCTGTTGTTCAGCTCGTTCCAGTAGTCGGTGTCGTCGTCGACGAACCACGGCAGGCGGCTGCGCGACAGCTGGCCGAAAATGTCCCGCTGCGGCGCGAGAAAGCGCCGCAGGCTGGCAGCGCGACGGCGGATCTGCAGCAACCGGCCATGGTCGGGGTTGTAGCACTCGTCGGCGTCGTTGCGCTCTTCTTCTTCGTCGGTGGCTTCGCTGAGGTCAGTCACTAGGTCCTGGATCTTGTCGGTAAGAAACTGCGACAGCCACAGGATCAGCTCGGAAGCGGTGCGCGGGCCATGCCCGTCGAGCAGTTGCTGAACCAACTCGTCGGTGGCCCGCAAGGGCCGCAGGCGCAGGGAAATAACCCGCTGCGCGGCGGCGAAGATGCGCACCGAGACCATGTCCTCGGGCTCGGCGCCAGGGTTGAGGTTGACGCCGCGCAGGAATAGCAGCAATTCATGGTCCGGCAACGACAGCAATCGTGGCCGGGTGTTTTCTTCCAGCAGCAGGTTGCAGCTGAACTCGGAAAGGCCGCTGTCATTGCGCAACCAGGCATGGGTCTGCGGGTGCCCGCGGTCCCAATGCAGCCAGAGGCTTTCCTGCGCTTGCAGTTGCAGCTCGGTCAGTTCATGGCGCGCCACGGGGCGCGCGCCACCCTTGCCATCCAGAACCAGGGCGTGAACCAGCCCCCACTGCGCGTTGGCTTCATCGAACATTCGTGCGTTTCACTTACTCGGGCATGCTCAGGGCCGAGGCCGAAATGATGATGCCGTTGTTGTCGGCATACAGATAATGACCGGGCTGGAAGGTGACACCGGCAAAGGTCACCGGCACATCGACATCGCCCACCCCGCGACGCACGGACCTCATCGGGTGGCTGGCCAGCGCCTGCACGCCAACGTCGGTCTGTGCGATGACATCCACGTCGCGAATGCAGCCGTAGATCACCAGCCCTTCCCAACCGCTCTTGGCCGCCTGCTCGGCAAGCATGTCACCCAGCAGCGCACAGCGCAGCGAGCCGCCGCCATCGACGACCATGACCTTGCCCTTGCCGTCCTGGGCGACCAGTTCCTTGACGCGGGAGTTGTCCTCGAAGCACTTGACGGTGACGATCTGCCCGCCAAAGGAGTCGCGCCCACCGAAATTGCTGAACATCGGCTCCAGGGCGGTGACCGCATCGGGGTAGGTATCGCACAAGTCAGGGGTGATGTAGTGCATGGGCAACTCCTGTCGTTAGCACATTCGGTCATGGGCAGGGCTCAGCGAGCCCAGCCATGACCGTAACCAGCCGCCGCCCTTTAAGCAAGGCCCAGACGCTTCAGCCCTGTACGACCAAAGCCTCTTGACCGGTGCTCGGCAAGGCTTCGCCCACCGGACGGTGCTGCAGCCAGTCGCTGACCAATGGCCAGACCTCGGCCTGGGCCGACTGGCTGACCAGCATGCGCAAATGGTCGAAATCCTCGCTGAAGCCCTGCTTGCGCCCCAGGCACAGAAAGCGCCTTTGCGCTGAACCGAAACGTTCCAGCAGAAGCCGGCAGGCCCATGGAGGGTCCTGATGATCGCCCTCGGCGGCCACCGCCAGCACCGGCACCTCGGTGTCGGCAAGGCCGGTCCACCAGTTGCGCTCGCGGTCACCGAAACGCCCGAACAGCCCATGCCAGCGCAAGCTTTCCAGGGCCACGCCAATCGGCTCATCTTCGGGGCCGCGCTTGAAACGCGCACCGGAAACATGTTCGAACGACCTGAGCAGCAGGCGCCCGGACCACTGCACCGGCGGCAGCTTCAACGGCCAGTAGATACGGCTGACCTGACTGCCGAACAACGCGACCGAGGCAGCCTCGTCACTGCCCAGGTAGTGCCCGCCCAGCGCGGCTGCCAGGGTCGTGCCGCCTAGAGAGTGACCGAGCCAATGCGGCACCGTGCCGCTTTGCTCCTTGACGAAAGCGGCGATGGCCGGCAGGTCGTAGCGCGCATAGTCGGCCACGGTGTTGTCACGATAACGCTGGTTACGCGCCGACAGGCCATGCCCGCGCATCTCGGCGATCCATACATCGAAGCCGGCGCGCGCCAGATACGGCCCCAGGCCGATGCCTTTGGGTGAATACCAGAAGCGTCGATTGGAAAAGCTGCCGTGTACGAGGACCACCGGCTGGCCGCGTACCTCTGGCGCGTCGACGCGCCCCAGACGAGTGAGCGCCAGTTCGACGCTGGGGTCGGGGCTGTTGCCCGGCTTGAGGCGGTAGACATCCTCGACCAGATCGCCGCGACGCTCGGCGCTCATCAGGGCAACGGGAAAAATAGAGCTGCTGCTTTGCATATAGGTACTTGATCTGAATCCAGGGGCGTCCGGCCCCGCGTAACGAAAAACGTCCAATAAAAAAGGCGGCTTCCCGGGAAACCGCCTTTTTGCAGAGGGCCATGGCCGTATAGACGGCCCGGCCCGCCAATCCATCACATCAGGCCGACGCCTGGCCTTCGGCGAGGAAGAACCAGGTTTCCAGCACCGAGTCCGGGTTCAGCGAAACGCTTTCGATGCCCTGCTCCATCAGCCAGCGCGCCAGGTCCGGGTGGTCCGAAGGGCCCTGGCCACAGATGCCGATGTACTTGCCGGCCTTGTTACAGGCCTGGATGGCATTGGACAGCAGCTTCTTGACCGCCGGATTGCGCTCGTCGAACAGGTGGGCGATCACTCCGGAGTCGCGGTCCAGCCCCAGGGTCAGCTGGGTCAGGTCGTTGGAACCGATGGAGAAGCCGTCGAAATACTCGAGGAACTCCTCGGCCAGCAACGCGTTGGATGGCAGCTCGCACATCATGATGATGCGCAGCCCGTTCTCACCGCGCTTCAGGCCATTGGCGGCCAGCAGCTCGATGACCTGGCTCGCCTCGCCCAGGGTACGCACGAAGGGCACCATGATCTCGACGTTGGTCAGGCCCATGTCTTCACGCACACGCTTGAGGGCACGGCATTCCAGCTCGAAGCAATCACGGAAGTTCTCGCTGATGTAGCGCGATGCGCCACGGAAGCCGAGCATCGGGTTCTCTTCTTCCGGCTCGTAGAGCTTGCCGCCGATCAGGTTGGCGTACTCGTTGGACTTGAAGTCCGACAGGCGCACGATGACCTTCTTCGGCGTGAACGCGGCGGCCAGTGTGCTGATGCCCTCGACCAGCTTGTCGACGTAGAAGCTCACCGGGTCGCTGTAGCCGGACACGCGCTTGTCGACACTGTCCTTGATATCTGCCGGCAGGTCGGCGTAGTTGAGCAGCGCCTTGGGGTGCACGCCGATCATGCGGTTGATGATGAATTCCAGACGCGCCAGGCCCACCCCTTCGTTGGGCAACTGGGCGAAATCGAAAGCGCGGTCGGGGTTGCCGACGTTCATCATGATCTTGAACGGCAGCTCCGGCATGGCATCGACCGAGTTGGTCTTGATGTCGAAGCCCAGTTCGCCTTCGAAGATGAAACCGGTGTCGCCCTCGGCACAGGACACCGTCACGCCCTGACCATCCTTGAGCAGCTCGGTGGCGTGGCCGCAGCCGACGACCGCCGGGATGCCCAGCTCGCGAGCGATGATCGCCGCGTGACAGGTACGCCCGCCACGGTTGGTGACGATGGCGCTGGCGCGTTTCATCACCGGTTCCCAATCCGGGTCAGTCATGTCGGAAACCAGCACGTCGCCCGCCTGGACCTTGTCCATCTCCGACACGTCACGGATGATCCGCACCTTGCCCGCGCCGATGCGCTGGCCGATGGCGCGGCCTTCCACCAGCACGTTGCCCTTCTCCTTGAGCAGGTAGCGTTCCATGACGTTGCCGTTGCTGCGGCTCTTAACGGTTTCCGGGCGGGCCTGCACGATGTACAGCTTGCCGTCGTCACCGTCCTTGGCCCATTCGATGTCCATCGGCGCCTTGTAGTGCTTTTCGATGATCACCGCCTGCTTGGCCAGCTCGGTGACCTCTGCCTCGGTGAGGCAGAAGCGTGCGCGGTCGGCGGCGTCGACATCGACGGTCTTGACCGAACGACCGGCCTTGGCCTCGTCGCCGTAGATCATCTTGATGGCCTTGCTGCCCAGGTTGCGGCGCAGGATCGCCGGGCGGCCGGCGGCCAGCGTGTCCTTGTGCACGTAGAATTCGTCAGGGTTGACTGCACCCTGCACCACGGTCTCGCCCAGGCCATAGGCGCCGGTGATGAACACCACGTCGCGGAAGCCCGACTCGGTGTCCAGGGTGAACATCACCCCAGCGGTGCCGGTTTCCGAACGCACCATGCGCTGCACGCCGGCGGACAGGGCAACCAGCTTGTGGTCGAAGCCCTGATGCACGCGGTAGGAAATGGCGCGGTCGTTGAACAGCGAGGCGAAGACTTCCTTGGCGGCGCGGATCACGTTGTCGACGCCACGGATGTTGAGGAAGGTTTCCTGCTGGCCGGCGAAGGAGGCGTCCGGCAGGTCTTCGGCGGTCGCCGAGGAGCGCACGGCCACGGCCAGGTTCGGGTTGCCGGCCGACAGTTTGTCGAAGGCCTGGCGAATCTCGGTGTCGAGGCGCTCGGGGAATTCGGCATCCATGATCCACTGGCGGATCTGCGCGCCGGTCTTGGCCAGGGCGTTGACGTCATCGACGTCCAGGGCGTCCAGGGCTGCGTGGATCTGATCGTTCAGACCGCTCAGCTCAAGGAAATCACGATAGGCCTGGGCCGTTGTAGCGAAACCACCGGGCACCGAAACGCCAGCACCTGCGAGGTTGCTGATCATTTCGCCGAGGGATGCGTTCTTGCCTCCCACGTGCTCCACATCATGGACGCCGAGCTTATCGAGGGAAACTACGTACTCTACCAAGGTGATCTCTCCACTAACTAGTTGTTCGTTGTCTGGGAAAAGCTCATGTGCGCGGACGCTTGTGGCCCGAACCTGGAAAAAGCGAGAATGCAGGCCTTCAGGGCCCGCAAGCGCGCCTATCATATCCAAGAATCGTCATCAGCTTAAGGCCAGAGTCGCAAATGAAACGATCCGCGTTCTTTATCTCCGATGGCACCGGCATCACCGCCGAAACGCTTGGTCAAAGCTTGCTGGCACAGTTTGAAAACACGACCTTCAACAAGTTCACCCGCCCCTACATCGACAGCGTCGAGAAGGCCCGGGCCATGGTCATGCAGATCAACCTGGCTGCCGAACGCGACGAGGCCCGGCCGATCATCTTCGATACCATCGTCAACCAGGAAATCCGCGAGATCCTGGCCACTTCCAATGGCTTCATGATCGACATCTTCTCGACCTTCCTGGCCCCGCTGGAACAGGAGCTTAGTTCACACTCCTCGTATTCGGTGGGCAAGTCGCATTCCATTGGTCACAACTCCAACTACATGGAACGCATCGAGGCGGTGAACTTCGCCCTGGACAACGACGACGGCGCGCGCACCCACTACTACGACAAGGCCGACATCATCCTGGTCGGCGTGTCGCGCTGCGGCAAGACCCCGACCTGCCTGTACATGGCCATGCAGTTCGGCATTCGCGCCGCCAACTACCCGCTGACTGAAGAAGACATGGAACGCCTGCAACTGCCGGCGGCGCTGAAGAACCATCGCGACAAGCTGTTCGGCCTGACCATCGACCCCGACCGCCTGACCGCCATCCGCCACGAGCGCAAGCCCAACAGCCGCTACGCCAGTTATGCGCAGTGCGAGTTCGAAGTCCGTGAGGTAGAGAACCTGTTCCGCCGCGAGAACATCCCGCACCTCAACTCCACGCATTTCTCGGTGGAAGAAATCTCGGCCAAGGTGCTGGTGGAAAAAGGCGTGGAGCGACGTTTCAAGTAGGTACGCATTCCGCATGGGAATGCCGGCATAGCAAGACGGAATTTCCCAGCCTGCCGACGGCCCTCTACATTGGGCACTCCATCATAAGGAGATGCCCATGCACCCTGAGCCGCTGCGCCTTTACGTCGACGCCCGCTTTGTCAGCCCTTACGCCCTTTCGGCCTTCGTCGCCCTGTGCGAAAAGGGTCTGGCCTTCGAGACCGTGCAGGTGGACCTCAACAACGCCGCCCAGCACCAGGCGCACTATGCCGGCCTGTCGCTGACGCACCGGGTGCCGACCCTGGTGCAAGGCGATTTCGCGCTCTCCGAATCCTCGGCCATTACCGAATACCTGGACGAAAGCTTCCCTGGCCAGCGCCTTTATCCTCAGGCTGTGCAGGCGCGGGCCAAGGCCCGCCAGGTGCAGGCCTGGCTACGCAGCGACCTGCTGCCGATCCGCAGTGAGCGCAATACCCTGGTGGTGTTCTGCGGGCACCAGGTCGCCGCGCCCCTGTCCGCCGATGCCCAGCGGGCAGCGGACAAGCTGTTCAAGGCCGCACTGGCCCTGCTGCCGGACGACCGTGAATACCTGTTCGGCGAATGGTCGATCGCCGACGTGGAACTGGCGGTAATGCTCAACCGCCTGGTGCTCAACGGCGACCCGGTTCCCGCCAGGCTCGCAGACTACGCCGCGCACCAGTGGCAACGGCCTTCGGTGCAGCAATGGCTG
The Pseudomonas sp. DTU_2021_1001937_2_SI_NGA_ILE_001 DNA segment above includes these coding regions:
- a CDS encoding OmpA family protein, which gives rise to MKLKNTLGLAIGTIVAATSFGALAQGQGAVEIEGFAKKEYFDSARDFKNDGNLFGGSIGYFLTDDVELRLGYDEVHNVRGDDGKNIKGSNTALDALYHFNNPGDMLRPYVSAGFSDQSIGQTGRGGRNGSTFANIGGGAKLYFTDNFYARAGVEAQYNIDQGDTEWAPSVGIGVNFGGGSKPAAAPAPAPVAEVCSDSDNDGVCDNVDKCPDTPANVTVDADGCPAVAEVVRVELDVKFDFDKSVVKPDSYGDIKNLADFMKQYPQTTTTVEGHTDSVGTDAYNQKLSERRANAVKQVLVNQYGVGANRVQSVGYGESRPVADNATEAGRAVNRRVEAEVEAQAK
- the sigX gene encoding RNA polymerase sigma factor SigX yields the protein MNKPLPLSLRYEPRDLSDEELVARAHDELFHVTRAYEELMRRYQRTLFNVCARYLGNDRDADDVCQEVMLKVLYGLKNFEGKSKFKTWLYSITYNECITQYRKERRKRRLMDALSLDPVEEASEDKTPKTEERGGLDRWLVHVNPIDREILVLRFVAELEFQEIADIMHMGLSATKMRYKRALDKLREKFVGIAET
- a CDS encoding mechanosensitive ion channel family protein, which encodes MELDLWTQSLVTAMTALWTKIANFIPNLFGALVVVLLGFVVAKLLDALLSRLLAKLGLDRLMGGTGLTKLIGRAGVKVPISTLIGKIVYWFVLLIFLVSAAESLGLQRVSSTLDMLALYLPKVFGAALVLLVGVLLAQLANGLVRGAAEGVGVDYAAGLGRIAQGLVIIISISVAISQLEVKTDLLNHVIVIVLITVGLAVALALGLGSREIAGQILAGIYVRELYQVGQFVQVGDIEGQIEEIGTVKTTLLTDDGELVSFSNRILLEQRVSSR
- a CDS encoding CrfX protein is translated as MHDPFEESLRDMLKASSSARDDDACLGRVLKTANRQVGAGVLFGLLGRWTQAMMIAVNSGSAHVSPVSRRAKPTARPGDKAD
- a CDS encoding zinc transporter ZntB, with the protein product MFDEANAQWGLVHALVLDGKGGARPVARHELTELQLQAQESLWLHWDRGHPQTHAWLRNDSGLSEFSCNLLLEENTRPRLLSLPDHELLLFLRGVNLNPGAEPEDMVSVRIFAAAQRVISLRLRPLRATDELVQQLLDGHGPRTASELILWLSQFLTDKIQDLVTDLSEATDEEEERNDADECYNPDHGRLLQIRRRAASLRRFLAPQRDIFGQLSRSRLPWFVDDDTDYWNELNNSMTRYLEELELTRERVGLLLDAEDRRLSERMNRTMYRFGVITGIFLPMSFLTGLLGINVGGIPGAANPDGFLVACGLIVALAVGQWWLYRRLRWL
- the rraA gene encoding ribonuclease E activity regulator RraA, with the translated sequence MHYITPDLCDTYPDAVTALEPMFSNFGGRDSFGGQIVTVKCFEDNSRVKELVAQDGKGKVMVVDGGGSLRCALLGDMLAEQAAKSGWEGLVIYGCIRDVDVIAQTDVGVQALASHPMRSVRRGVGDVDVPVTFAGVTFQPGHYLYADNNGIIISASALSMPE
- a CDS encoding alpha/beta fold hydrolase, producing the protein MQSSSSIFPVALMSAERRGDLVEDVYRLKPGNSPDPSVELALTRLGRVDAPEVRGQPVVLVHGSFSNRRFWYSPKGIGLGPYLARAGFDVWIAEMRGHGLSARNQRYRDNTVADYARYDLPAIAAFVKEQSGTVPHWLGHSLGGTTLAAALGGHYLGSDEAASVALFGSQVSRIYWPLKLPPVQWSGRLLLRSFEHVSGARFKRGPEDEPIGVALESLRWHGLFGRFGDRERNWWTGLADTEVPVLAVAAEGDHQDPPWACRLLLERFGSAQRRFLCLGRKQGFSEDFDHLRMLVSQSAQAEVWPLVSDWLQHRPVGEALPSTGQEALVVQG
- the ppsA gene encoding phosphoenolpyruvate synthase, producing the protein MEHVGGKNASLGEMISNLAGAGVSVPGGFATTAQAYRDFLELSGLNDQIHAALDALDVDDVNALAKTGAQIRQWIMDAEFPERLDTEIRQAFDKLSAGNPNLAVAVRSSATAEDLPDASFAGQQETFLNIRGVDNVIRAAKEVFASLFNDRAISYRVHQGFDHKLVALSAGVQRMVRSETGTAGVMFTLDTESGFRDVVFITGAYGLGETVVQGAVNPDEFYVHKDTLAAGRPAILRRNLGSKAIKMIYGDEAKAGRSVKTVDVDAADRARFCLTEAEVTELAKQAVIIEKHYKAPMDIEWAKDGDDGKLYIVQARPETVKSRSNGNVMERYLLKEKGNVLVEGRAIGQRIGAGKVRIIRDVSEMDKVQAGDVLVSDMTDPDWEPVMKRASAIVTNRGGRTCHAAIIARELGIPAVVGCGHATELLKDGQGVTVSCAEGDTGFIFEGELGFDIKTNSVDAMPELPFKIMMNVGNPDRAFDFAQLPNEGVGLARLEFIINRMIGVHPKALLNYADLPADIKDSVDKRVSGYSDPVSFYVDKLVEGISTLAAAFTPKKVIVRLSDFKSNEYANLIGGKLYEPEEENPMLGFRGASRYISENFRDCFELECRALKRVREDMGLTNVEIMVPFVRTLGEASQVIELLAANGLKRGENGLRIIMMCELPSNALLAEEFLEYFDGFSIGSNDLTQLTLGLDRDSGVIAHLFDERNPAVKKLLSNAIQACNKAGKYIGICGQGPSDHPDLARWLMEQGIESVSLNPDSVLETWFFLAEGQASA
- a CDS encoding pyruvate, water dikinase regulatory protein; the encoded protein is MKRSAFFISDGTGITAETLGQSLLAQFENTTFNKFTRPYIDSVEKARAMVMQINLAAERDEARPIIFDTIVNQEIREILATSNGFMIDIFSTFLAPLEQELSSHSSYSVGKSHSIGHNSNYMERIEAVNFALDNDDGARTHYYDKADIILVGVSRCGKTPTCLYMAMQFGIRAANYPLTEEDMERLQLPAALKNHRDKLFGLTIDPDRLTAIRHERKPNSRYASYAQCEFEVREVENLFRRENIPHLNSTHFSVEEISAKVLVEKGVERRFK
- the yfcF gene encoding glutathione transferase, translated to MHPEPLRLYVDARFVSPYALSAFVALCEKGLAFETVQVDLNNAAQHQAHYAGLSLTHRVPTLVQGDFALSESSAITEYLDESFPGQRLYPQAVQARAKARQVQAWLRSDLLPIRSERNTLVVFCGHQVAAPLSADAQRAADKLFKAALALLPDDREYLFGEWSIADVELAVMLNRLVLNGDPVPARLADYAAHQWQRPSVQQWLDLPRA